ACCAGAGATAGAGGCGTTCATCTTATACAGCGCACCAATGGCACCAGATGCGAGGAAGTAACGGATGTAAGTGTCTGGGCTGACCGATTCGATAAAGTGGTCATAGTATGCCAACACGGCCGGTACAATCCCGCAGGCACCGTTGGTTGGAGCGGTAACGACACGTCCACCTGCAGCGTTTTCTTCGTTAACCGCCAGCGCAAACATGTTTACCCAGTCAACAACATTCATTGGGTCATTGGAGAGCTTGTCACTGGACACCAACATGCGGCGCAACGCTGAAGCACGACGCGGTACACGCAACGGGCCAGGTAATACGCCTTCGGTGTTTACACCACGGTCGATACAGGCGCGCATGGTTTGCCAGACGTTAGAGAAATACTCTTCAATCTCTTTACGACTGTGCAGAGCCAGTTCGTTTTGCATAATGACGCCGGACAAAGACATGCCGGTATCTTTGCAGTGCTGAAGCATTTCTTGTGCAGAATTGAACGAGTAAGGCACCACTACTTCGTTAGTTGCGTCTTTGCCGAAATTCTCTTCATCGACGATAAAACCACCGCCGATGGAATAGTAGGTTTTGCTGTAGATGACTTTATCGCCGCTGTACGCATGGATAGACATACCGTTTTCATGAAGCGACAGGTTGTCGTTGCGGAAACACATGCCGGACTCTTTTGGGAAATCGACTTCGTGACGACCCTGTGCCAGCCACAAACGTTCACGCGTTTCTACATCGCGGATAAATGCGGGAATGGAATCAATATCAACAGTGGCAGGTTCGTTACCTGCAAGACCCATAATGATAGCGATATCAGTATGGTGGCCTTTACCTGTCAGAGAAAGAGAACCGTAGACATCGACAGCGATGCGTGTCGTGTCTTCAAGTAATCCTTTTTCGACCAGATCATCGACAAACAACTTACCGGCCTTCATCGGACCGACGGTATGGGAACTGGATGGCCCAATGCCGACTTTGAACATGTCGAATATGCTAATCACACTAAAACTCCTTTCAGGACACCGGCTAAATAAAATTTG
The nucleotide sequence above comes from Buttiauxella selenatireducens. Encoded proteins:
- the sdaA gene encoding L-serine ammonia-lyase; amino-acid sequence: MISIFDMFKVGIGPSSSHTVGPMKAGKLFVDDLVEKGLLEDTTRIAVDVYGSLSLTGKGHHTDIAIIMGLAGNEPATVDIDSIPAFIRDVETRERLWLAQGRHEVDFPKESGMCFRNDNLSLHENGMSIHAYSGDKVIYSKTYYSIGGGFIVDEENFGKDATNEVVVPYSFNSAQEMLQHCKDTGMSLSGVIMQNELALHSRKEIEEYFSNVWQTMRACIDRGVNTEGVLPGPLRVPRRASALRRMLVSSDKLSNDPMNVVDWVNMFALAVNEENAAGGRVVTAPTNGACGIVPAVLAYYDHFIESVSPDTYIRYFLASGAIGALYKMNASISGAEVGCQGEVGVACSMAAAGLAEILGASPEQVCVAAEIGMEHNLGLTCDPVAGQVQVPCIERNAIASVKAINATRMAMRRTSEPRVSLDKVIETMYETGKDMNAKYRETSRGGLAIKVQCD